TTCTTCGGTGCCCAGTAACCAGGCACCCAGTTTGTACTGGAAAAAGAACAGTGCCGGCATGGTCACCGGATTGGATACCCAGACCAGTGCTACCGAGATCGGCAGGTTGGCGCGCAGAGGCACAGCCAGGATGGCAGACAACAGCATCTGCAGGGGGATCGGCAGCATACCGTTGAACAGGCCAAGCGCCATGCCGCGCGCAACACTGTGGCGATTGAGGTGCCAGAGATTGGGATCGTGCAGCATGCTGCCGAGAAAACGCAGGGATTTATGCCCGGTTATTTTCTCAGGTTTGGGCAGGTAGCGTTTGATCAGATTGCGCGGCATCGCTGTTTGGTCGGCGACAAGAGAATGTAATTTCGATTATGCCCTTAATGAAGCGCAGTCTCTAGCTACTGTGGGCAAATCTGCCAGGAAAAACAGATAGTTTTTACGGTTGTTCATTTCATGGTGTGACCAGGAAGGTTGCGCCGTTTGACAGGAAGTCATGGATGCACGTTCCCAGTCATTTGTTGGCCATTATCATTGGCCTGCTGTTCCCTTTGATACTCAGTGAGTTGTGGTCGC
This sequence is a window from Halopseudomonas salegens. Protein-coding genes within it:
- a CDS encoding DUF2062 domain-containing protein, with product MPRNLIKRYLPKPEKITGHKSLRFLGSMLHDPNLWHLNRHSVARGMALGLFNGMLPIPLQMLLSAILAVPLRANLPISVALVWVSNPVTMPALFFFQYKLGAWLLGTEEHSIPMRLSLSWIMAEIQHFWQPLLAGALIMGIGLAIIGYAGTMLYWRFWVSRSWHQRKLRRSRHS